The following proteins come from a genomic window of Solwaraspora sp. WMMA2065:
- a CDS encoding penicillin-binding transpeptidase domain-containing protein produces the protein MRRKATVAIVLLLAVTTLTSCSSDDGPDATVAAFIDGWHSGDLTDIGFITPAGERVPATDVTEELTALVGDLQDTPPQLRPDGDAEVTEDIATATIAVEWTLPGDVRWSYPTSVRLRRGADDAWQIIWEPAIVHERLGSGDQLALNRLAPPRGAILDGAGQPIVAPRPVVVVGVQPGEVDDPAALAAQLDAAFRAIRPAISPPVDVSGLADRLDATKPDAFVEVVTLREEAYEQIRDRIYELPGTKFRRQEWDLAPTREFARALLGTVDPVQRQDMEAHPGRYEVGDLVGHGGLQGGYEERLRGVPGYSVQIVGTAPDGSVSGDEVVFRADAQPGEPLRTTLDTAVQTAADAALADEGQRAALVAVRVSDGALVAVANGPDGGTENLALTAQVPPGSTFKMVSALGLLEADAVDPDAPVDCAETATVDGRTFTNSDGFELGRVPFRTAFAKSCNTTFVELAPRLEADGLAEAGRLLGLEGEWRLGVSAFTGKVSTGGPPAERAAAAFGQGTTLVSPLAMAGATAAVARGQWRQPTLISEPAPQSPAPDGPQLDAAAVDALRTMMREVVTDGTGQALRDVPGEPVHGKTGTAEYDDDPTNTHAWFIGWQGDLAFAVFVEQGGSGSGRAVPIAEEFLHELAAG, from the coding sequence ATGCGCCGCAAGGCGACCGTCGCGATCGTGCTGCTACTCGCCGTCACCACACTGACCAGCTGTTCCTCCGATGACGGACCGGACGCCACAGTCGCGGCCTTCATCGACGGATGGCACTCCGGTGACCTTACCGACATCGGCTTCATCACCCCGGCCGGCGAACGGGTGCCCGCCACCGACGTCACCGAGGAGCTGACCGCCCTCGTCGGCGATCTGCAGGACACGCCGCCGCAGCTGCGCCCGGACGGCGACGCCGAGGTGACCGAGGACATCGCGACCGCCACCATCGCCGTCGAATGGACGCTCCCCGGCGATGTGCGGTGGAGCTACCCGACGTCGGTCCGGCTACGCCGGGGCGCCGACGACGCCTGGCAGATCATCTGGGAGCCGGCGATCGTCCACGAGCGGCTCGGCAGCGGCGACCAGCTGGCACTGAACCGGCTCGCCCCGCCCCGCGGCGCCATCCTCGACGGGGCCGGGCAACCGATCGTCGCGCCGCGCCCGGTGGTGGTGGTCGGCGTACAGCCCGGCGAGGTCGACGACCCGGCCGCCCTGGCCGCCCAGCTCGACGCCGCGTTCCGGGCGATCCGACCGGCGATCAGCCCGCCGGTGGACGTCTCCGGGCTGGCGGACCGGCTCGACGCGACGAAACCGGACGCCTTCGTCGAGGTGGTCACCCTGCGCGAGGAGGCGTACGAGCAGATTCGGGACCGGATCTACGAGCTGCCCGGCACCAAGTTCCGCCGGCAGGAGTGGGACCTGGCCCCCACCCGGGAGTTCGCCCGCGCGCTGCTCGGCACCGTCGACCCGGTGCAGCGGCAGGACATGGAGGCGCACCCCGGCCGGTACGAGGTCGGCGACCTGGTTGGCCACGGCGGCTTGCAGGGCGGGTACGAGGAGCGGCTACGCGGCGTCCCCGGGTACTCGGTGCAGATCGTCGGGACCGCCCCGGACGGCAGCGTCTCCGGCGACGAGGTGGTGTTCCGCGCCGACGCCCAGCCTGGTGAGCCGTTGCGGACCACGTTGGACACGGCCGTGCAGACCGCCGCCGACGCCGCGCTGGCCGACGAGGGGCAGCGCGCCGCGCTGGTGGCGGTGCGGGTCAGCGACGGCGCGCTGGTCGCCGTCGCCAACGGCCCCGACGGTGGTACGGAGAACCTGGCGTTGACCGCGCAGGTCCCGCCCGGCTCCACGTTCAAGATGGTCAGCGCGCTCGGCCTGCTCGAAGCCGACGCGGTCGACCCGGACGCACCGGTCGACTGCGCGGAGACGGCCACCGTCGACGGGCGCACGTTCACCAACTCGGACGGCTTCGAGCTGGGCCGGGTGCCGTTCCGGACCGCCTTCGCCAAGTCGTGCAACACCACTTTCGTCGAACTGGCCCCGCGGTTGGAGGCGGACGGGCTGGCCGAGGCGGGCCGGCTGCTCGGGCTGGAGGGCGAATGGCGGCTCGGTGTGTCCGCGTTCACCGGCAAGGTCTCCACCGGTGGCCCGCCGGCCGAGCGGGCCGCCGCCGCGTTCGGTCAGGGCACCACGCTGGTCAGCCCGCTGGCGATGGCCGGGGCGACCGCAGCCGTCGCCCGTGGTCAGTGGCGGCAGCCGACGCTGATCTCGGAGCCGGCACCACAGTCCCCGGCACCGGACGGTCCGCAACTGGACGCCGCCGCCGTCGACGCGCTACGGACGATGATGCGTGAGGTGGTCACCGATGGCACCGGGCAGGCGTTGCGGGACGTGCCGGGCGAGCCGGTGCACGGCAAGACCGGCACGGCCGAGTACGACGACGACCCGACGAACACACACGCCTGGTTCATCGGCTGGCAGGGCGACCTGGCCTTCGCCGTCTTCGTCGAGCAGGGCGGATCAGGATCCGGGCGGGCGGTGCCGATCGCGGAGGAGTT